The genomic DNA GCTCCAGCATCTCGCCGGCCACGTCGACCGTGACCTTCTGCGTCATGTCGCCGCTGGCCACCGCCGTGGTCACCTGCGCGATGTCCCGCACCTGCGTGGTCAGGTTCCGGAAGACCGTGTTCACCGAATCGGTGAGGTCCTTCCACGTACCCGCCGCACCCGGAACCTGCGCCTGACCGCCGAGCAGCCCCTCACCACCGACCTCGCTGGCCACGCGCGTCACTTCGTCGGCGAAGGTCCGCAGCGTCTCGGTCATCTGGTTGATCGTCTCGGCGAGCTGCGCCACCTCGCCGCGTGCACTGACCGTGACCTTCTGCGACAGGTCACCATTGGCGACCGCCGTCGTCACCTCGGCGATGCCGCGCACCTGCGAGGTGAGATTTCCGGCCATCGTGTTGACGGAGTCGGTGAGGTCCTTCCACACCCCGGCCACACCGGGCACCGTGGCCTGACCGCCCAGCTCGCCCTCCGTGCCCACCTCGCGGGCGACCCGGGTCACCTCGGAGGAGAAGGACGACAGCTGGTCGACCATCGTGTTGACGGTGTTCTTCAGCTGAAGCATCTCGCCGGCCACATGGACGGTGACCTTCCGCGAGAGATCACCCTTGGCGACCGCCGTCGTCACCAGCGCGATGTCCCGCACCTGCGCGGTGAGCCGGTACGCCATGGTGTTGACGGAGTCCGTGAGGTCCTTCCAGGAACCGGACATTCCGCGCACCTGGGCCTGCCCGCCCAGCTTGCCCTCGGTACCCACCTCGACCGCCACCCGCGTCACCTGCTCGGTGAACGCCGACAGCTGGTCGACCAGGTTGTTGACCGTACGGGCCACCTTCAGGAACTCGCCACGCAGCGGTCGCACGGTCTCGTCGGTCGTGTGCGACCGGAGCTCCATCCGCTGTTCGAGATCACCGTCCGCGACCGCGGAGAGCACCCGCCCGACCTCCGACACCGGCCGCGCCAGATCGTCGACCAGCTCGTTCGAGGCGTCGATTGCAGCGGCCCAGGAGCCCTCGCAGGCCCCCGTCTCCAGCCGCTCGGTCAGCTTCCCCTCGCGCCCGACCACGCGACGTACACGTGCCAGTTCGCCGGTGAGATGAAGATTTCGGTCGGCGACCTCGTTGAAGACCGCCGCGAGCTCCGTCATCACGCCGTCGCCCGACACCGTCAGACGCCGCCGGAAGTTCCCGTCGCGCATCGCCACCAGGCCCGCGAGCAGTCTGTTGAGCGCCGCCGCATCTACGTCGATCGTTCCATTGCGCTGTTTCTTCACGGACTGTCCGCCTTTTGTGCGCGTGCCTGATCCCCGCGCCGCCACGCCAGACTCCACCGTGTCCCTCCCGCAGGGGTTGACCGTATCGCTCGGGCCTTTATCTGGGAGCTTGCCCAGTTCCACATTGGCTCACCGCCACTGCCCACCGTCGACGGGTGACCATGCGGACGTCAAATCGTTGAAACGTACCAGGCCGAAACAGATCGAGGTGGAACCTCCAACGGTTGTCCCTCATCCCTCCGTTGGGAAGCCCACACTTGTCCATTCGCCGACCACATCCTGGTCGCCCGTGTCCGAACCCGGCCCTCGTGTACCCGGGACCGAGACCGAGCGTCTAGCCTGGCTAAGCGAATCGAAGCGGCGAGAAACGGGCACAGGACTCGGGGAAGCGACGAGACACCATATGGGGAGTGCTGTGATCACCGCGCGCGCGGCTGCCACCTTCGACCCGGTCGGGCGCTCCGTCGCGACCGCCCGCGCCTTCGTGCGTGACACCCTCCAGGGCTGGGGGTACACCGACATCGTGGACGACGCGGTCGTCCTCACCAGCGAGCTCGTGACCAACGCGGTGGTACACGCAGGCACCGCCGCCGACGTGCTGTGTCTGCGTACGGAGGACGGCGTCCGGGTCGAGGTCTCCGACCACTATCCGGAACGGGAGATCCCGCTCCAGAGCACCGGTCTGGACTTCGGCAGCCCGGACCGGGAGAGCGGCCGGGGTCTGCTGCTCTGCGCGGCGCTCGCCTCCCGGTGGGGCGTCGAGTACTCCCCGACGCACAAGCATGTGTGGTTCCAGCTCGAACTCCCCGAACGCCCGGTGGGCATCCGCTCCGCAGGCCCCCTGCTTCCCACCGATCTCCTCCCGGTCGCCGACGAACGCGTAAGGGTCGCCGTCGTCCAGATCGACAGCTCCGGTTCCATCGCTGCCTGGAACGACGACTGCGCGTACCTCTTCGGCTACAGCGTGGATCAGGTCACCGGCAAGCAACTCACCGACTTCATGGCGTGGCCGCACACCCCCGGCACCAACACGGGCATCGCCGACGCGCTACAGCTCTCCCGCTGGGAGGGCAGTTACGGGATTCGCGGCGCCGACGGCCGCACCATCCCGGTCTATGCCTCGCACCTCAGAGTCCGCGACACCCAGGGCGAACCGTCGACGGTCTGCCTGCTCGTCCGCGACTACGAGCGCGCCGTACTGCAGTCCCCGGTCCGCACCCCCGTCTCCGACGTCGGCGCCGAGAGCCGCACCACGGACCCGTTCGAGGTCTTCATCGGCTCCCCCGCCCCCGACGACCTCGACGGACTGCTCCAGCGCACCGTCGAGCGGGCCCGCGACATGCTCGACGCGGATTCGGCCTTCCTGCTGCTGGCCACGGACGACGAGACGGAGCTGGAGGTACGGGCCACGACCGGTCTTCCGTCCGCCCGTCAGCGCTTCGCCCGGGTCCCTGTCGAGGCCGGCACCGGACGGTACGGATCCGCCCGGATGCCCGCCGTCCACGAGGACCTCACCGCCGTGCCCGGGGCCGTACCCCTGCTCGGCGGGACCGGGATGCGCTCCGTGGTCACCGTCCCGCTCAAGGTCGAGGGCCGGCTCACCGGCTCACTCGGTGTCGCCGCCGAAGCGCCGGGCCGATACACCAACGAGGAGGCCCTGCGCCTCCAGTTCGCCGCCGACCGCATCGCGCTCGCCGTCGAATCGGCCCGCCTCGGCGAACTCGAACGGCTTCGCCGCGGTTCGCTGTCCTTCCTCGTCGAGGCCTCCGACCTCCTTGCCGGCACGCTCGACCGGGACCAGACACTGGCGCTGATGGCCCAGATGACGGTCCCCACCCTGGCCACCTGGTGCGCCGTCTACACGATCGCCGACCAGTCCTCGGAGCCGTACCTCTCGTATGTGCTGCACGAGGACGAGGAGCTCATCGACGGCCTCAAGGCACTGCTCTCCAAGATCTCCCCGCCGGACCCCGTGCCGACACCCGGCGCCCGGGTCTGGACCGCACCCTCCGAGGCCGCCCACGAGGCGGCCCTGCGTACCTCCATGCGCAGCCTCGGCCTCAGCGAGTCCACCGCTCTCGGCGCCGGCGTCCGCACGACGCTGGCCACCGCGGCAGCTGTGGGCGGCGAGACGGTGGTCCTCCCGCTCGTCGCCCGGAACCGCGTGATCGGCATGCTCACGCTCGGCAAACCGTCCGACGACCACTTCCGCCAGGAAATCCTCGAACTGGCCGAGGACCTGTCCCGCCGTGCCGCCCTCGCCCTCGACAACGCCCGGCTCTACTCGGAGCGCATGGCGATCAGTCAGTCCCTGCAGCGCAGCCTGCTGCCGCCGGGTCTCCCCGATGTCCCCAATGTCGAGATCGAGGTCATCTACCGGGCGGCCGGCGAGGGCAACGAGGTCGGCGGCGACTTCTATGACGTCTTCCCGATCCGCGACGGCGCATACGGCTTCGCCATCGGTGACGTATGCGGTACGGGCCCTGAGGCCGCGGCCGTCACGGGCCTCGCCCGCCACGCCCTGCGACTGCTCGCCCGAGAGGGCTTCGGCGGCCCGGCCGTCCTGGAACGTCTCAACGCCGCCATCCTCGACGAGGGCTCCCGCAGCCGCTTCCTCACCCTCCTCTACGGAGAGCTGTGGCCACAGAAGGACGGCAGCGCCCTGCTCAAGGTGGTGTGCGCCGGGCATCCCCTGCCACTGCGCCTGCGCCAGGACGGGACGGTCGAGGCAGCCGCCGAGCCGCAGCCGCTGCTGGGCGTCATCGAGGACCTCGACCTGTACGAGCAATCGGTCACCCTCTCCCCCGGCGATGTCCTGCTCTGTGTGACCGATGGCGTGACCGAACGCCGTGAAGGCACCCGCATGCTGGGGGACGACGGCCTCGCCGACGTTCTCACCACGTGTACGGGCCTCACAGCCGGAGCGGTGGCGTCCCGTGTCCTGCGGGCCGTCGAACGCTTCGCCGCCGAACCGGCCTCCGACGACATGGCCATCCTGGCGATGCGGGTCCCGGAGCCGCACACGGCCTGACGGCGACTCACCGGTGAGTTGCTCGCCGCCCCGGCACCGGCAACCCGGTTCACCTCAGGACGATTGAGCATGAAGGCACCGGACATGGGAAAGGCCCCCGCCATCGGCGGGGGCCTTTCCCATTACCTGAGCCCCAATACGGAATCGAACCGTAGACCTTCTCCTTACCATGGAGACGCTCTACCGACTGAGCTATTGGGGCCTGTTGCGCGGTGGCAACGAGATAGAGCATACCCCGAACCCAGGGATATCCATAACCACACGCGGCCCAAGTTCAAACCTTCTTGTGGGCCCCTGCCTCGCCCGCCCTACAGCCCGAACAGCGGCCCTGACCGCGGCGAGCCGGCACCTGATAAACACAGAAAAGCCCCGCACCAGAGGTGCGGGGCTTTCCCGGAATAATTGTTCGGCGGCGTCCTACTCTCCCACAGGGTCCCCCCTGCAGTACCATCGGCGCTGAAAGGCTTAGCTTCCGGGTTCGGAATGTAACCGGGCGTTTCCCTAACGCAATGACCACCGAAACACTATGAAATTAACCAACACCGGGCAACAACACGGCCGTTCGTTATTTCAGAACTAACACAGTGGACGCGAGCAACTGAGGACAAGCCCTCGGCCTATTAGTACCAGTCAGCTCCACCCGTTGCCGGGCTTCCACATCTGGCCTATCAACCCAGTCGTCTACTGGGAGCCTTAACCCCTCAAAGGGGGTGGGAACACTCATCTCGAAGCAGGCTTCCCGCTTAGATGCTTTCAGCGGTTATCCTTTCCGAACGTAGCCAACCAGCCATGCCCTTGGCAGGACAACTGGCACACCAGAGGTTCGTCCGTCCCGGTCCTCTCGTACTAGGGACAGCCCTTCTCAATATTCCTACGCGCGCAGCGGATAGGGACCGAACTGTCTCACGACGTTCTAAACCCAGCTCGCGTACCGCTTTAATGGGCGAACAGCCCAACCCTTGGGACCGACTCCAGCCCCAGGATGCGACGAGCCGACATCGAGGTGCCAAACCATCCCGTCGATATGGACTCTTGGGGAAGATCAGCCTGTTATCCCCGGGGTACCTTTTATCCGTTGAGCGACAGCGCTTCCACAAGCCACTGCCGGATCACTAGTCCCGACTTTCGTCCCTGCTCGACCCGTCGGTCTCACAGTCAAGCTCCCTTGTGCACTTACACTCAACACCTGATTGCCAACCAGGCTGAGGGAACCTTTGGGCGCCTCCGTTACTCTTTAGGAGGCAACCGCCCCAGTTAAACTACCCATCAGACACTGTCCCTGATCCGGATCACGGACCCAGGTTAGACATCCAGCACGACCAGAGTGGTATTTCAACGGCGACTCCACAACCACTGGCGTGGCTGCTTCAAAGTCTCCCACCTATCCTACACAAGCCGAACCGAACACCAATATCAAACTGTAGTAAAGGTCCCGGGGTCTTTCCGTCCTGCTGCGCGAAACGAGCATCTTTACTCGTAGTGCAATTTCACCGGGCCTATGGTTGAGACAGTCGAGAAGTCGTTACGCCATTCGTGCAGGTCGGAACTTACCCGACAAGGAATTTCGCTACCTTAGGATGGTTATAGTTACCACCGCCGTTTACTGGCGCTTAAGTTCTCAGCTTCGCCGACCCGAAAGTCAGCTAACCGGTCCCCTTAACGTTCCAGCACCGGGCAGGCGTCAGTCCGTATACATCGCCTTACGGCTTCGCACGGACCTGTGTTTTTAGTAAACAGTCGCTTCTCGCTGGTCTCTGCGGCCACCCCCAGCTCATGGAGTAAATCCAATCACCAGTGATGGCCCCCCTTCTCCCGAAGTTACGGGGGCATTTTGCCGAGTTCCTTAACCATAGTTCACCCGAACGCCTCGGTATTCTCTACCTGACCACCTGAGTCGGTTTAGGGTACGGGCCGCCATGAAACTCGCTAGAGGCTTTTCTCGACAGCATAGGATCATCCACTTCACCACAATCGGCTCGGCATCAGGTCTCAGACTTAATGTGTGACGGATTTGCCTATCACACGCCCTACACCCTTACCCCGGGACTACCACCGCCCGGGCTGGACTACCTTCCTGCGTCACCCCATCGCTTACCTAGTACAAGTCTGGTTCGTCGGCTCCACCACTACCCTCAACTCCGAAGAGATCGGGCCGGCTTCACGGACTTAGCATCGCCTGATTCAGTATTGGGCGTTTCAAAGCGGGTACCGGAATATCAACCGGTTGTCCATCGACTACGCCTGTCGGCCTCGCCTTAGGTCCCGACTTACCCTGGGCAGATCAGCTTGACCCAGGAACCCTTAGTCAATCGGCGCACACGTTTCTCACGTGTGTATCGCTACTCATGCCTGCATTCTCACTCGTGAACCGTCCACAACTCGCTTCCGCGGCTGCTTCACCCGGCACACGACGCTCCCCTACCCATCCGTACTCCCGTTGGGGATACATGTACGAATGACACGACTTCGGCGGTACGCTTGAGCCCCGCTACATTGTCGGCGCGGAATCACTTGACCAGTGAGCTATTACGCACTCTTTCAAGGGTGGCTGCTTCTAAGCCAACCTCCTGGTTGTCTCTGCGACTCCACATCCTTTCCCACTTAGCGTACGCTTAGGGGCCTTAGTCGATGCTCTGGGCTGTTTCCCTCTCGACCATGGAGCTTATCCCCCACAGTCTCACTGCCGTGCTCTCACTTACCGGCATTCGGAGTTTGGCTAAGGTCAGTAACCCGGTAGGGCCCATCGCCTATCCAGTGCTCTACCTCCGGCAAGAAACACACGACGCTGCACCTAAATGCATTTCGGGGAGAACCAGCTATCACGGAGTTTGATTGGCCTTTCACCCCTAACCACAGGTCATCCCCCAGGTTTTCAACCCTGGTGGGTTCGGTCCTCCACGAAGTCTTACCTCCGCTTCAACCTGCCCATGGCTAGATCACTCCGCTTCGGGTCTTGAGCGTGCTACTAAAACGCCCTATTCGGACTCGCTTTCGCTACGGCTTCCCCACACGGGTTAACCTCGCAACACACCGCAAACTCGCAGGCTCATTCTTCAAAAGGCACGCAGTCACGACTGTTGCTCCGAAGAACAACAGCGACGCTCCCACGGCTTGTAGGCACACGGTTTCAGGTACTATTTCACTCCGCTCCCGCGGTACTTTTCACCATTCCCTCACGGTACTATCCGCTATCGGTCACCAGGGAATATTTAGGCTTAGCGGGTGGTCCCGCCAGATTCACACGGGATTTCTCGGGCCCCGTGCTACTTGGGTGTCTCTTAAACGAGCCGTCAATGTTTCAGCTACGGGGGTCTTACCCTCTACGCCGGACCTTTCGCATGTCCTTCGCCTACATCAACGGTTTCTGACTCGTCTCACAGCCGGCAGACTATGAAAAAGAGATCCCACAACCCCGCATGCGCAACCCCTGCCGGGTATCACACGCATACGGTTTGGCCTCATCCAGTTTCGCTCGCCACTACTCCCGGAATCACGGTTGTTTTCTCTTCCTGAGGGTACTGAGATGTTTCACTTCCCCTCGTTCCCTCCACACTGCCTATGTGTTCAGCAGCGGGTGACAGCCCATGACGACTGCCGGGTTTCCCCATTCGGACACCCCCGGATCAAAGCTCGGTTGACAGCTCCCCGGGGCCTATCGTGGCCTCCCACGTCCTTCATCGGTTCCTGGTGCCAAGGCATCCACCGTGCGCCCTTAAAAACTTGGCCACAGATGCTCGCGTCCACTGTGCAGTTCTCAAACAACGACCAGCCACCCATCACCCCACCCCTAAGGGCGAGTTCACTGGGGCCGGCAACTGAAGGCAACCTCGCGGCCATACCCTCAGACACCCAACAACGTGCCCGACACGACCGACCATCCCCCACGTTCCACGCCGAAGCAGTACTAGTGAAAAACAACCTGTCGTGCCGAATAGTCAACGTTCCACCCATGAGCAACCACCGTCGAACATTTGCCGACGTAGTGGCCTCTGACCGAGCAAGCCCGGTAAGAAGTGCTCCTTAGAAAGGAGGTGATCCAGCCGCACCTTCCGGTACGGCTACCTTGTTACGACTTCGTCCCAATCGCCAGTCCCACCTTCGACAGCTCCCTCCCACAAGGGGTTGGGCCACCGGCTTCGGGTGTTACCGACTTTCGTGACGTGACGGGCGGTGTGTACAAGGCCCGGGAACGTATTCACCGCAGCAATGCTGATCTGCGATTACTAGCAACTCCGACTTCATGGGGTCGAGTTGCAGACCCCAATCCGAACTGAGACCGGCTTTTTGAGATTCGCTCCGCCTCGCGGCATCGCAGCTCATTGTACCGGCCATTGTAGCACGTGTGCAGCCCAAGACATAAGGGGCATGATGACTTGACGTCGTCCCCACCTTCCTCCGAGTTGACCCCGGCAGTCTCCTGTGAGTCCCCATCACCCCGAAGGGCATGCTGGCAACACAGAACAAGGGTTGCGCTCGTTGCGGGACTTAACCCAACATCTCACGACACGAGCTGACGACAGCCATGCACCACCTGTATACCGACCACAAGGGGGGCACCATCTCTGATGCTTTCCGGTATATGTCAAGCCTTGGTAAGGTTCTTCGCGTTGCGTCGAATTAAGCCACATGCTCCGCTGCTTGTGCGGGCCCCCGTCAATTCCTTTGAGTTTTAGCCTTGCGGCCGTACTCCCCAGGCGGGGAACTTAATGCGTTAGCTGCGGCACCGACGACGTGGAATGTCGCCAACACCTAGTTCCCAACGTTTACGGCGTGGACTACCAGGGTATCTAATCCTGTTCGCTCCCCACGCTTTCGCTCCTCAGCGTCAGTAATGGCCCAGAGATCCGCCTTCGCCACCGGTGTTCCTCCTGATATCTGCGCATTTCACCGCTACACCAGGAATTCCGATCTCCCCTACCACACTCTAGCCTGCCCGTATCGACTGCAGACCCGGGGTTAAGCCCCGGGCTTTCACAACCGACGCAACAAGCCGCCTACGAGCTCTTTACGCCCAATAATTCCGGACAACGCTTGCGCCCTACGTATTACCGCGGCTGCTGGCACGTAGTTAGCCGGCGCTTCTTCTGCAGGTACCGTCACTCTCGCTTCTTCCCTGCTGAAAGAGGTTTACAACCCGAAGGCCGTCATCCCTCACGCGGCGTCGCTGCATCAGGCTTTCGCCCATTGTGCAATATTCCCCACTGCTGCCTCCCGTAGGAGTCTGGGCCGTGTCTCAGTCCCAGTGTGGCCGGTCGCCCTCTCAGGCCGGCTACCCGTCGTCGCCTTGGTAGGCCATCACCCCACCAACAAGCTGATAGGCCGCGGGCTCATCCTTCACCGCCGGAGCTTTTAACCCCGTCCCATGCGGGACAGAGTGTTATCCGGTATTAGACCCCGTTTCCAGGGCTTGTCCCAGAGTGAAGGGCAGATTGCCCACGTGTTACTCACCCGTTCGCCACTAATCCACCCCGAAAGGCTTCATCGTTCGACTTGCATGTGTTAAGCACGCCGCCAGCGTTCGTCCTGAGCCAGGATCAAACTCTCCGTGAATGTTTTCCCGTAATCGGGAGACACATCACGAGAGCGGGACGATCAGCCGGAATAAGACCGATCGTCCACAGCGTCCTCGCTGTGTAATTGCCTACCGGAACCACAAAGGCCCGGCAGGACTTTCAAAGGAACCACCAACCTGCCGAAGCAGGCCGGGGTATCAACATATCTGGCGTTGACTTTTGGCACGCTGTTGAGTTCTCAAGGAACGGACGCTTCCTTTGTACTCACCCTCTCGGGCTTTCCTCCGGGCTTTTCCCTTCGGTCTTGCGTTTCCGACTTTATCAGACTCTTTCGTGTCCGATTCCCGGTCGAAGCGGGTTCCGCTTTCCAGTTCTTCGCTTTCGCGTTTCCCTTTCCGGCGGTTCCAACCTTACCAGACTCATTTTCGTTCCGTTTACCGGTTCGAATTTGATTCCGATTGGCCGTTGGAGTGGCCTTTGCCTTTCGGCGGAACCGACTTTATCAGAAGTTCTGAGTCGGAATTCCCGCCCCTGCGAGGTGACCTCCACGCACGAGTGCGCGGGGTGTTTCCCGATCAGGCGGAGCCGTAAACGTACTGGAGCGGGGCGCCCCGATGCAAATCGGGGACCCCGCTCCGGAGTTCGCTCCTGTCGGGGCGTCAGACCTCGACGACGACGGGGAGGATCATCGGGCGCCGGCGGTAGGTGTCGGACACCCACTTGCCCATCGAGCGACGAACCAGTTGCTGGAGCTGGTGCGGCTCCACCACGCCGTCCTGGGCGGACTTGTTGAGCGCTTCCTCGATCTTCGGCACGACGGCGGTGAATGCCGCGTCGTCGATCCCGGAGCCCCGGGCCTGGATGTACGGACCACCCGTGATCTTGCCGGAGGAGCTGTCGACCACGATGAAGACCGAGATGATCCCCTCGTCACCGAGGATGCGACGGTCCTTGAGGGAGGTCTCCGTGACGTCTCCGACCGAGAGGCCGTCGACGTACACATAACCGGCCTGGACCTTGCCGACGATCTTGGCCTTGCCGTCGACCAGGTCGACGACGACGCCGTCCTCGGCGATGACGATGTGGTCCTTGGGTACGCCGGTGAGGGCACCCAGTTCGGCGTTGGCCCGCAGGTGGCGCCATTCGCCGTGGACCGGCATCAGGTTCTTCGGCTTGCAGATGTTGTAGAAGTACAGCAGCTCGCCGGCCGAGGCGTGGCCCGAGACGTGGACCTTGGCGTTGCCCTTGTGGACGACGTTGGCGCCCCAGCGGGTCAGGCCGTTGATCACGCGGTAGACCGCGTTCTCGTTGCCCGGGATCAGGGACGACGCGAGGATCACCGTGTCGCCCTGGACGATCCGGATCTGGTGGTCGCGGTTGGCCATGCGGGACAGTGCGGCCATCGGCTCGCCCTGGGAACCCGTGCAGACCAGCACGACTTCGTCGTCCGGCAGGTCGTCGAGGGTCTTGACGTCGACGACCAGGCCCGCGGGGACCTTCAGATAGCCGAGGTCACGGGCGATGCCCATGTTGCGGACCATCGAACGGCCGACGAAGGCGACCCGGCGGCCGTACTCGTGTGCCGCGTCGAGGATCTGCTGGATGCGGTGCACATGGCTGGCGAAGCTCGCCACGATGATGCGCTTCTGGGCGTTCGCGAAGACCGTGCGCAGGACGTTGGAGATGTCCCGCTCAGGCGGCACGAAGCCGGGGACCTCTGCGTTCGTCGAGTCGGAGAGCAGAAGGTCGATGCCTTCTTCGCTCAGCCGGGCGAAGGCGTGCAGGTCCGTGAGACGGCCGTCCAGCGGAAGCTGGTCCATCTTGAAGTCACCGGTCGCGACCGCCATGCCCGCGGGCGTGCGGATGGCGACCGCAAGCGCGTCCGGGATGGAGTGGTTGACCGCGATGAACTCGCAGTCGAAGACGCCGATGCGCTCGCGCTGGCCCTCGGCGACTTCGAGGGTGTACGGACGGATGCGGTGCTCCTGGAGCTTCGCCTCGATCAGGGCGAGGGTCAGCTTGGAGCCGATGAGCGGGATGTCCGGCTTCAGCCTCAGCAGATACGGGACACCACCGATGTGGTCCTCGTGGCCGTGCGTGAGGACGATGCCCTCGATGTCGTCGAGACGGTCCCGGATCGTCGTGAAGTCCGGCAGGATCAGGTCGATTCCGGGCTGCTCCTCCTCGGGGAAGAGCACTCCGCAGTCGACGATGAGCAGGCGGCCGCCGTACTCGAAAACCGTCATGTTGCGGCCGATTTCGCCGAGGCCGCCCAGTGGAGTGACGCGGAGGCCACCCTTCGGGAGCTTCGGCGGGGTGCCGAGTTCGGGGTGCGGATGACTCAAAAGACTCTCCTTACCACGCGCGCCACGTACCGCTGAGGCACGTGGCGCGCATGTCAATCGTGCACTTGCTGTTGTCTGTGTTGTCGCTGTTGCGAGATTTCTTCGCGTATTCAGTTGTGAAGTCTGTGGTTACAGCTGTACCCCACCGGCGGCGAGATCGATCTTGAGCTGCGCCGTTTCCTGTGCGGTGAGTTCCACCAGAGGGAGGCGGAGCGGGCCGGCGGGCAGGCCCTGGAGGGCGAGCGCGGCCTTGGTGGTGATCACACCCTGGGTGCGGAACATGCCGGTGAAGACCGGCAGGAGCTTCTGGTGGATCTCCGTGGCCTTCTGGACGTCTCCGCCGAGGTACGCCTCGATGAGGGCGCGCAGGTCGGGGGTGACGACGTGGCCGACGACGGAGACGAAGCCGATGGCGCCGACCGAGAGCAACGGCAGGTTCAGCATGTCGTCGCCGGAGTACCAGGCGAGGCCGGACCGGGCGATGGCCCAGCTGGCGCGGCCCAGGTCGCCCTTGGCGTCCTTGTTGGCGACGATGCGCGGGTGCTCGGCGAGCCGGACCAGCGTCTCCGTGTCGATCGGCACACCGCTGCGGCCGGGAATGTCGTAGAGCATCACCGGCAGACCGGTGGCGTCCGCGATGGCCGTGAAGTGACGGAGGAGGCCTTCCTGCGGCGGCTTGTTGTAGTACGGCGTCACCGCGAGAAGGCCGTGGACGCCGGCACGCTCAGCCGTACGGGCCAGTTCGACGCTGTGGCGGGTGTCGTTCGTGCCGATACCGGCGACGACATGGGCCCGGTCCCCTACGGCTTCCAGGACAGCCCTTACGAGCTGGTCTTTCTCCGCGTCGCTGGTGGTCGGGGACTCGCCGGTGGTGCCATTGATGATCAGGCCGTCATTACCTGCGTCCACCAGATGGGCGGCGAGCCGCTGGGCGCCGTCGAGGTCGAGTGCGCCGTCCGCCGTGAAGGGCGTGACCATAGCGGTGAGGACCCGCCCGAAGGGGGTCTGCGGAGTGGAGATCGGAGCCATGGGTAACACGCTACTCGTTGCTCAGCGCGCGGTGTCCCCTCGGGGGGACAAGGGATAGGAGCCCGGCACTGCCTGCTCGGGGGTTCAAGCAGTGCCGGGTCCGTTTGATCAGCCTAGATGAACTTCACGAAACGCCGCAATACGGACACCGCCTACGGGGCTACGCGTCCATTTTTGTTGAAGGCTGCATGGGTGAGCGGCATGAGCTGCGCCCACTGCTCCTCCATCTGTTCACCGACCATTTCGATCTCCCGCTGGGGGAAGGACGGCACCTTCGCCAGCTCGTGCTGGGTGCGCAGGCCGAGGAAGTGCATCAGCGAGCGGGCATTGCACGTGGCGTACATCGACGAGAACAGCCCCACCGGGAGCACGGCGCGGGCGACCTCACGGGCCACTCCGGCGGCGAGCATCTCCTGGTAGGCCTCGTACGCCTGGCGGTACGAGTCCTCCATCACACGGCCCGTGAGCTCCTGCTGGGCCGCGGTGCCCTCGACGAACTCGTACTTGCCGGGGCGGCCCTGCTGAACG from Streptomyces sp. NBC_01707 includes the following:
- a CDS encoding SpoIIE family protein phosphatase, which gives rise to MGSAVITARAAATFDPVGRSVATARAFVRDTLQGWGYTDIVDDAVVLTSELVTNAVVHAGTAADVLCLRTEDGVRVEVSDHYPEREIPLQSTGLDFGSPDRESGRGLLLCAALASRWGVEYSPTHKHVWFQLELPERPVGIRSAGPLLPTDLLPVADERVRVAVVQIDSSGSIAAWNDDCAYLFGYSVDQVTGKQLTDFMAWPHTPGTNTGIADALQLSRWEGSYGIRGADGRTIPVYASHLRVRDTQGEPSTVCLLVRDYERAVLQSPVRTPVSDVGAESRTTDPFEVFIGSPAPDDLDGLLQRTVERARDMLDADSAFLLLATDDETELEVRATTGLPSARQRFARVPVEAGTGRYGSARMPAVHEDLTAVPGAVPLLGGTGMRSVVTVPLKVEGRLTGSLGVAAEAPGRYTNEEALRLQFAADRIALAVESARLGELERLRRGSLSFLVEASDLLAGTLDRDQTLALMAQMTVPTLATWCAVYTIADQSSEPYLSYVLHEDEELIDGLKALLSKISPPDPVPTPGARVWTAPSEAAHEAALRTSMRSLGLSESTALGAGVRTTLATAAAVGGETVVLPLVARNRVIGMLTLGKPSDDHFRQEILELAEDLSRRAALALDNARLYSERMAISQSLQRSLLPPGLPDVPNVEIEVIYRAAGEGNEVGGDFYDVFPIRDGAYGFAIGDVCGTGPEAAAVTGLARHALRLLAREGFGGPAVLERLNAAILDEGSRSRFLTLLYGELWPQKDGSALLKVVCAGHPLPLRLRQDGTVEAAAEPQPLLGVIEDLDLYEQSVTLSPGDVLLCVTDGVTERREGTRMLGDDGLADVLTTCTGLTAGAVASRVLRAVERFAAEPASDDMAILAMRVPEPHTA
- a CDS encoding ribonuclease J, whose translation is MSHPHPELGTPPKLPKGGLRVTPLGGLGEIGRNMTVFEYGGRLLIVDCGVLFPEEEQPGIDLILPDFTTIRDRLDDIEGIVLTHGHEDHIGGVPYLLRLKPDIPLIGSKLTLALIEAKLQEHRIRPYTLEVAEGQRERIGVFDCEFIAVNHSIPDALAVAIRTPAGMAVATGDFKMDQLPLDGRLTDLHAFARLSEEGIDLLLSDSTNAEVPGFVPPERDISNVLRTVFANAQKRIIVASFASHVHRIQQILDAAHEYGRRVAFVGRSMVRNMGIARDLGYLKVPAGLVVDVKTLDDLPDDEVVLVCTGSQGEPMAALSRMANRDHQIRIVQGDTVILASSLIPGNENAVYRVINGLTRWGANVVHKGNAKVHVSGHASAGELLYFYNICKPKNLMPVHGEWRHLRANAELGALTGVPKDHIVIAEDGVVVDLVDGKAKIVGKVQAGYVYVDGLSVGDVTETSLKDRRILGDEGIISVFIVVDSSSGKITGGPYIQARGSGIDDAAFTAVVPKIEEALNKSAQDGVVEPHQLQQLVRRSMGKWVSDTYRRRPMILPVVVEV
- the dapA gene encoding 4-hydroxy-tetrahydrodipicolinate synthase; its protein translation is MAPISTPQTPFGRVLTAMVTPFTADGALDLDGAQRLAAHLVDAGNDGLIINGTTGESPTTSDAEKDQLVRAVLEAVGDRAHVVAGIGTNDTRHSVELARTAERAGVHGLLAVTPYYNKPPQEGLLRHFTAIADATGLPVMLYDIPGRSGVPIDTETLVRLAEHPRIVANKDAKGDLGRASWAIARSGLAWYSGDDMLNLPLLSVGAIGFVSVVGHVVTPDLRALIEAYLGGDVQKATEIHQKLLPVFTGMFRTQGVITTKAALALQGLPAGPLRLPLVELTAQETAQLKIDLAAGGVQL
- the thyX gene encoding FAD-dependent thymidylate synthase, which produces MTETPEPAKPSFRSDVTVELVKHSAADSDVLFAARVSTAGEQSLEEINKDPERSKGLINFLMRDRHGSPFEHNSMTFFISAPIFVFREFMRHRVGWSYNEESGRYRELEPVFYVPGEARKLVQQGRPGKYEFVEGTAAQQELTGRVMEDSYRQAYEAYQEMLAAGVAREVARAVLPVGLFSSMYATCNARSLMHFLGLRTQHELAKVPSFPQREIEMVGEQMEEQWAQLMPLTHAAFNKNGRVAP